Proteins from one Fibrobacter sp. genomic window:
- a CDS encoding polysaccharide deacetylase family protein, whose protein sequence is MIMNKKLIVGAAVIAFGATVASSQEIATWAGFRKGAASFTFDDGAPSHVTDGAPVFDKYGYKGTFNLVYNWNPNWSGFQQMANNGHEIASHSNSHGNNMSGEEASSKTNIQGKINQDGGIITVAYPNCNVPNQSAVNQNYIAGRICNGSWQGVSDIMGKDGPSDWTKVPALMTGSEGSIKSTSDFTGQMQKAMQQNGWVMFLTHGFQGKSNGSATYSPTDLSAIDGALSWAKQNDADIWITTFRDGVMYVKERKASKIETVSGAAAGTMEFKLTHNIADNICKYQYPLSIRVKNSNNWTKVTATQNSKAIDVSIKDGYIYFDAVPNGGNIVLTSGDAPAPASSSSAAAPASSSSIAAPASSSSAIAPASSSSGTLAIGNNVVMNVVSGVVKCSVFDVNGHLLKSSYTAAGAANDMWNRVNVGLGAGVYIMRYGEVGKTMQTVRVRK, encoded by the coding sequence ATGATTATGAATAAAAAATTGATTGTTGGCGCAGCTGTTATCGCATTTGGTGCAACTGTTGCTTCTTCCCAGGAAATTGCTACTTGGGCTGGCTTCCGCAAGGGTGCCGCAAGCTTTACCTTTGATGATGGCGCACCTAGCCACGTAACTGACGGTGCCCCGGTTTTTGACAAGTACGGTTATAAGGGTACCTTTAACCTGGTGTACAACTGGAACCCCAACTGGAGCGGTTTCCAGCAGATGGCCAATAACGGTCACGAAATTGCTAGCCATAGTAACTCCCATGGCAATAACATGTCAGGTGAAGAAGCTTCTTCCAAGACAAATATCCAGGGAAAGATTAATCAGGATGGTGGTATTATTACTGTTGCTTACCCCAACTGTAATGTGCCTAACCAGTCTGCTGTTAACCAGAACTACATTGCAGGCCGTATCTGTAATGGTTCCTGGCAGGGTGTGTCCGATATCATGGGCAAGGATGGTCCTTCCGACTGGACCAAGGTTCCTGCTCTCATGACTGGTTCCGAAGGCTCCATCAAGAGCACCAGTGATTTTACTGGCCAGATGCAGAAGGCTATGCAGCAGAATGGCTGGGTCATGTTCCTTACCCATGGTTTCCAGGGCAAGAGCAATGGTTCTGCAACCTATTCTCCCACCGATCTGAGCGCTATCGATGGCGCTCTTAGCTGGGCAAAGCAGAACGATGCCGATATTTGGATTACCACTTTCCGTGATGGCGTCATGTACGTGAAGGAACGTAAGGCTTCCAAGATCGAAACTGTTTCTGGTGCTGCCGCCGGTACCATGGAATTCAAGTTGACTCACAACATTGCTGACAATATCTGCAAGTACCAATATCCGCTGTCTATCCGCGTGAAGAATTCCAACAACTGGACTAAGGTTACTGCTACCCAGAACAGCAAGGCTATTGATGTTTCCATCAAGGATGGCTACATTTACTTTGATGCAGTTCCCAATGGCGGTAACATCGTCTTGACTTCTGGCGACGCCCCGGCTCCGGCCTCTAGCTCTTCCGCTGCAGCTCCTGCTTCTAGCTCCTCTATTGCAGCTCCGGCATCTAGTTCTTCTGCAATTGCTCCGGCTTCCTCTAGCTCGGGTACTCTCGCAATCGGCAACAATGTCGTGATGAATGTTGTTTCCGGTGTTGTCAAGTGCAGCGTGTTTGATGTAAATGGCCATCTGCTCAAGTCCTCTTACACCGCAGCCGGTGCCGCAAACGACATGTGGAACCGAGTGAATGTGGGTCTTGGTGCAGGCGTCTACATCATGCGCTATGGTGAAGTTGGCAAGACTATGCAGACCGTTCGCGTTCGCAAATAA